Genomic DNA from Hordeum vulgare subsp. vulgare chromosome 2H, MorexV3_pseudomolecules_assembly, whole genome shotgun sequence:
aagttgacacctcagaatgtctcgtccacgactctttgaatatggatccaaagctttggggcggcatgagaagaatgctgcagaagtaattattttcattcatttgcgctctatatcgatcggcctatttcgttcatttcctaatatcaagtaactaataactctcttgttcacttaattttctttgcctcgtagggtttggagacggttcgtagatacaaaggtcggtgaattcaaaaaagagctagaattcaaaaggtcaaaggctaagaatggtggggatattcagccagcggggaccaatctatgtggatactatgtctgtgagatgatccgaagatacacctctgagcgggttccgagtgataccaatgctcagcggaataacctccaggtgatgcttagtccagaagctcgcttccgaccacttcaagaggaactagctggatggttcaggagggaagtcctccatcgtaaaggagaacaccattacgaggacgtagaactttatatgcattaaattatgtatggaaacttgttcaaaattgtatatggtcatccgatgatattgaatatatattgtatattcctcttgaattctttttggttctaatttcaaatttgtttgaaattgtacattcatatgcatgtatgtagtaccgtagaatatgtgaaactccttcaaaattaaaataaagcacaaaagaaataaaacaatacaaattaaacagaaaacaggtttaggggggggggggctaaaccctgtggcggcctttagtcgcggttggccagaagaaccgcgactaaaggtcctccgccccgacggccgcctggcgcccacgtggacgggcctttagttgcggttcttaagcaaccgcgactaaaggggggggcctttagtcgcgcctatttggtcgcggttgcgcaaccgcgactaatggcagttgcgaaccgcgaccaaaggccctttttccaccagtgggtagACCTAAATTTTTGAAGGGCTGGGTTGTGGGGTATCTCTTATTTAATTGCACTATCTTGTTATTTATCTGCCTGTTTATCTGTTACATATAAATTTGTTGTCTTATTTTATCTGCCTGTTTATCTGTTTCATATAAATTTATTGTCTTATTTTAGTCAGTCAAGATAGCAAATAGAAATTTAATTGGGTTATTCCAGTAAACTATGATGGTATTATTATAGAACAGATCTTCATTTAGTTCACTGCTAATATATACTTGCATGTGGTGTTGTGCCATCGCAATTTTATCGAAGTGCATAGACACATGTTGGAGTAAAAGGCGCTGGCGGTCTGAGAACTTGTGTTGCGGGTGCACTTAAGTCCCACTACTTGCAAACCGAAAAAATTCGTCACAGAACTTGCGTTTCGGGCTTATCTAGGTCACAACCGCCAGTTGGACCGGTCTTCTTCCCGGTTTTCTTCGTTCGCGGTCACGCGAGGCTCACGTGTGAGGTGATTTTTGCACAGAAGACCCTGGTGATTAACGATGAGGGGCGTATTGCACATTTTTCATATGATAAATTGTTTTTCCCCTTCCTCTGTTTGCTAGCTCCTCCTTCCAGATCCGAACTCGTGGTCGGCGAAATGGGAGGCGGCGTGGGTGGCAGTgatgtggcctttgttggaggtgCAGGCGGCGCGGCAACTGTAGGGAGTTCGTCCACGTCTCGCATCCCGGACTCGCGGATCTTCCCACAAGAGGTGTGGCAGCGCGGTGAGCCGGAGATGTGGCCCGAACGCGGCCGCGTTCTCATCGCTCGCCCTTCTGGCATGGCGGCGCTCGAGCGGGCGTTCCTGGGGCATACATTGTATGCCGTCATCATCGGGCAGCCACGAAGGAAGGTGACGCCGGAGGCACTCGCCGCGGCGGTAAAGTTTGAGTGTGGCATCCTGCCGTCGGAGATGACAGTGGAGGTAACCGGCCCACCATTCCACTTCTTTTTGCGGTTCCATTCAGTGGAGGATTGCACTCGTGTGGTGTACGCATCGGAACAGCTGCGCTGCGGCGGAAGCAGAATTGGTTTTCAGAGGTTGTCAAGCTGGTCGCGTGGCAAGCCGTCACAGCTGCCGTACAAGACGACGCTTAGTTTGGAGGGGCTACCGGAAGAGGCGTGGGATGAAGACACTATAAACCTGGTGCTCGCACGTGTCGACGGCGAGCTCATCGACATGCTCCCTTCTACAGACAAGTGGTTGCTGCATTGCACGGCGTTGCCTGCACCTCCTCTGCAACCTTGGAAGCCAGACTCTGATGACGAGAATGCTCATTCACCGCCGCGTCCGCTCTCTCCAACTGATCGTCGATGCATCGATTTTACTGTGATCATGCATGTGAAGGAGGTCATTAACCGTGGGCCATTGCTAACAGAAGGTTTGGCTGATGAATTCCTCCCTCACGAAGGTGTTGATCTAACACGCAAGCACACATTTGCAACCTGGCGAGGCAAGATAGATGGCATTGGCCCTGGAACAAATGGCAAAGCTTAAGAGCACtataatagttatcttatttgagGTTGTGATTGTAATAGCACTGTAATAGCTATCTTATTTGTTTCCTGGCAGACCTTGTTAAATTATGCTAAGAAATGTCTATTTGGACTGGAATTCTATTTGTTCATGATCTACTTGAGATGACAGTTGGACTGGTTTCAGTAAACAACAAACAAATGATCCGCTGCAACAAACAAATGATAGAGAGTACTCAATGACAGATAACTTAGTTCCTTCACCAAAAGTCATAATAGTTCCAGTACTGAATCTACATttttatcatacaaatcatcatCTTCATCCACTGCATAATCACTATCATACCATGTTGGATCATGCTCTGAATCACATTCCCATTCCTCTTCTGCATCTGATGATTTGTCTGAACTATCTGCATCTTCAGCACTCTCTGTAGTAGCTGTGTTGCTTTCTTTTTTCATATGCCTCCTTTTCTCTTGCCTCATAGGGCTAAGTATTACTTCAGGCAATTCAGGCCCAACCCTATAAGcaatgtcatcttcctcctcctccaatttttTAATCTCAGTTGTTTTCACATGCTTCACAAACAAAACAAGCACCTTTGAATTAACAGTAGCTTTTGCCATCTTCAAACAGTCCACTTCAAAATCAATTGCCACCATTTCTGAAATTGTCTTACCAGGTGGGCACCAGAAAATATTGTCCAACTCACCATGTAGATATCTCAGCTGACCCAACATATAGTCAATCATATCATTGCAGAAAGTGTTCCTATCAAGGTTATAAAAGAATGCTACTTTTTCATCCAAATAAGCCAAATTAATTCCTTTTCCCATGAAAAAGCCACCATGATGCATCTCAATACTGAACTTTACTGAATCCGAACCTACATTGCGAAAATCATGGAAAATTAACCCTAGATCGGCCGGTGAGGGGGAGGAGAACTAAACCTACGGGAGGGGAGGGGAAAGAGACAGAGAACTAATCGTAGATCGGCTGGCCAACCTCTTCTGTCCTCAACTTCGGCAGCCTCTCCATCACCTCCATCAGCTCAATACTTGCCGCCGACGAGCTCAACGCACCAGCACCGCGGCCGCCTGTCGCCTCCCTCATCTGTCCTAAGGCAGGGACGTCCCCAAGTGATTAGCAAACCGACCAGGGTCTTCTGTGCAAATATCACCTCACACGTGAGCCTCGCGTGACCGCGAACGAAGAAAACCGGGCAGCGGACCGGTCCAACTGGCGGTTGTGACCTAGATAAGCCCGAAATGCAAGTTCTCTGACGGGTTTTTTCGGTTTGCAAGTAGTGGGACTTAAGTGCACCCGCAACACAAGTTCTCAGACCGCCAGAGCCTTTTACTCCACATGTTGATGTTCTAGTAAGATTTTTGtctctctctttttcctcaaaCTAACTTGTTTCGCAAGTGCAGTCTGTAGCAAATATTTTTGATAGTTTATATGATTATTTGTGAATTACATTGGTGCTTCTTGTGCAATAAAATTGAAGAATACCACTCTCTGGgagttgattccataatgataaaTGCCACTAGTTCCATTGTTTATACCATTCTTTTGTCCCCAGTGGAGTGTGGATTATCATGCTTTGTTCTGTCCACCAGTCTTCATAGTCGAATGCATGTGAATATATGGGGTTGGCGATCTCAAGATTGTCTCCATATATGGGATAATTACTGATTAGGCCATCTTTTACCATCGATTGTGTTGAAATTCAGAGTCATTTTGAGCTAGCTACCATGTACATTGTATTTGCACCTTTGAGGTCCACAGCCTTTCCAAATTAGGCTGTTATTCGGAGCAAGAAGAAGTACACTCTATATGTTGAGTTTCAATCGTTGTATTCTCCATCAGGTCTGAGGTTCCACACAGCCCTTCCCAGTCCTCATCTTCAAAATCCCTCTCGCTGGTCTAGTAGTTGCAGTGGCATGGTAGTGACCCTTGACATATTGGCATAATACTACTCTCTACATATATCAATACATacgtgttcataatattggttgcTTAACATATTGAGAAACATCTCCATATCCTCATTCAAGTACTTGTATATGCTGCTAATctcattgattttttttttaattgACAGACAGAACCCTGAATGGATGGTGTTAAGATGGACAAGACAAATACAAGAGCCGACTCTTTGCAGAAGTTTATGGCCACGGATAAGTACTGGATTTTATTTAGTTAGTTGCATGTATTCATGACTGTAGATTGATCCACTGCTGGTATCGAGTACTCCATGTGCTAGGAGCTCTCGTAATTTGACATTGTGGCGTTGAAGTGTTTACTTGCTGCTGGGAAGCCTGGAATACATGACCAGACTGAGGGGTATACCACCCTCCAAGAGGATAATGCTTTTGTAGGCATGTAGAATTTTCCATGCTGGTAGTGTTATGTTCGATGACTACCATTTCTTCGCAGGCGCCATGTGGCAGTTACTGTAGAATGTTATGTTTGTAGCTATCGCAGATGTTACCGATCTACAGATTTGTGGAGGATAATGCTTTTGTAGGCATGTAGAATTTGCCATGTTGGTAGTGTTATGTTCGATGACTACCATTTCTTCGCAAGCGCCATGTGGCAGTTACTGTAGAACGTTATGTTTGTAGCGATCACAGATGTTGCCGATCTACAGATTTGTGGAGTTTGAGGTTGTTCATCTCTGGCCTAGTGTGGGTAGTGCTCAAACATGGCCTATATGCATTGTTATGTGGTTCTTCCAGGGTTTCTTTTTTCCATACGATGGTAACACGTGAATGTAATTGTCCAATATATGCATGATTGATTGTTTATAACACTTTTTTTTGTATAAATTACGTTGAACTGTAACACTAATGTGAATTTATTCTTGAAATTGCGTTATCCCACCAAGAGGGTAGGTAGATAAGACCCAGAAAAATTTGTAGGGCGCCCTCCAAATGTTCTAAGGAACTCCTAACATAATCTAGTTTTCCAACTAATAACAATAAAATCAACCATAGTTGTCATTTTTCCGCACAACAGTTTCTGCGGCATCATAATAATTCCACCCATCTAAGAAAAATTGATGTCGTTAACTTGAAAACCCTTTTCTCTAATTCTCAACACTATAGACCGATATGCAACAAATACAATCATTTCACCATTGCTTGACTGTGAGCGGTAAGCCTTAAAGTGGTTAGGATAAATTCCAACCGAAATCATTTCTAAGTCCATTTTAATAGCGTGTTGTAAGATATTTCTGACATCTAAACACAATATGATCCAAACCCGAATCCGATTGATAGGATACATTATAGGAAACAATATATTACTAAAAGAAGAAAATTTAGGATAACCCGTTTTCTCTAGCCGGATAATCCGAGTATATGGATGCATAATTCATATGTAAATTTTGAAGTAGTACTAACTAGCTAAATGTGGGTGCTATCTTTGCTTATGAGACAGAGCTTAAGCTTGTTACAAATCTATCCCGCTTATTTTAGTACTTTCTAGTGCTTTTATGTGTGTTTAATGTGTACAAGTATTAATACTTGCCTATTTTTAATGTGCTATAATTTTCTCAGTTTTTTTTGGACACAGCATAATTTTTATTAGAATGAATCCTCATCCCCTTTCATTAGATGAATATGGATATATATACAAGGAGAAGAGATGCAATGAAGAGGCATCTATTCGGGAGAGATGGCAGTTACAAAGGGAGATTATCCCATAATTAACACATGTTAATTAAactctaacactccccctaatctatcCTTGTCCATCCAGAATCATCATCTTGATTAGAggctcctccaaaaaccctgtgggaaaaatatgaggagtatagtgtttgatatgttgccaaaactccttcaaaacccagtgggaaaaataaggagaaaatgtcgCAACATATATGGTTATTGTCTCCTTTAACTCAATACGAGAAAACTCATAGAATCAAGAGAACAATAAATATGTCGTATATACTTTCCTAAAACCCCGGTGGGGAAAAATGAAAGTATGATATATGAACTTGTGTTTGATATTACCTCGTTAAAAACCTTCATGAGAACCTATATAGTAAACTCATGGAGGgaaaaagagtataatatgatgcattgaacaGGAATAATTCAGGAAGATACTCCCCCTGATTCTTGCAAATTTCGAAGCCGGTCGtcacataccaattccatgaacatgTTTCTGGAATTTAAAAGTTGGTAGAGATTCTGTGACCAAATCAGTCACATGATTTGATTTGCAAGAAATGCAATATAGCGATATTGCTTATTACGTAACCTGTTTGCATCCGGGCAACACAAGCAACATTATCTTTGAGATAATGGTTAGTGGATGTAGCCATGAGGTCTGTTTTTAAGACTCTTCATGAGAGAGCTACCACACCTAGTATGAACACTAAGCTTGTCTACGATCTGACATAGTGGGGATCTGATCGATGTATCCAATAATATCGGTGCTCACATTTTTGTGAAACTGAAAACCCAGGACAGGATGTTTGatgccttggagatatcgaaagatattcttgagtaccaaccaattgtgtttggtggatccaatggcattatggaacgttgagtcccaatatctcatttccatcatctcttgGTCTATGTCTAGAGAATGAACTACCATGAGAGCTATGGATGGATAATATTTGTCCATAATGAATTTCCCTAATATATTATGGATATAGACAACATAGTATACCAAATGTATgaatgaaggtgctcaagttgtagtaacgagcagtattttggtttacccaaatccttcattttaAACTCCGTCATTTAGATGATTACATGTGTTGTCATTGTAGACACACAAGCATGGGTAATCATCATTGTAGGAGTAATCCTTGTGTATAAGGAACTCACTACGTCGGTTGTACCATATGTACCGACAACAATAAGTGTATGGTGACTTACTGATTTTTACACAATGTATGTTGCATTTTGCATTTCGACTCAGAAGTGAGATTCCATCGGGAATCAATCATATATGTCTGAATCTAGTGATCGACATGGATATGTGCTCACTACACCTATTAACTGCAGAGATAGATGattttgtactgccaatgatataaGTTATCGGAGAGAGATTCCACCTCTGGAGAACAGTCGggtatctgcgtgaacccttgtgctacaatactTGCTCTTTGTTTCACCACCACATTGTTCTCAATTCTATTTCCAGAAGAAAactggtgtaggtattgcttatgAATACCTTTCCATTGTTGAGCAAGATTATTTCTACCTAGATTATACCCTTTGCTTGAGTTCAATCCGAGtgttgttcacacttttccatggccatggtctttggaTCCGAATCATGTGAAAGGTTTTgcaatctagttgagaaatgtatgtcgacaattgtagacttCTGGTTATATGATTCTCCGGAatctatatatcaatatatcgTTGATGGAAATATTGTTACCCATGGTGACTACTCGCGATTTCCCAATTGGATTGAGTCAGGTATTCCGATGTCCCGGTCATTGTGTGCACTATGACCTGGGTTTGTGGAGGTTTCCCATCCACTGGGTATATACTACCCATTAGGTGTCTGTCAACgtgaagttgacttgcatttactgattcacaAGCCTTAAGATATCCTTGCTTGCGAGAAGCTGAATCCTGATAATACCATCATCGTACTTCTCCCCCTGTTGCTTTGAACGGGGAGttgagtggttttagttggtacctccactctttccaaTGTATTTTTGCAGGATTGTAGGATTGCgtgacacctttatagtcagtaaatgaatctggcaggttatttgcaatgtgttgcaaacctTCTGAACGCATGGTTCAGTTCTTTGAATACGTGGATTTGAGGCAGAAATGTGTTGAACATTCCACTAATTTCCTGGCATTCTTTATGGTACTTgaattctccccctaatgcctggAAATATTCCTCATTGAATCAACATACTGGCCTTGAATAACTCCCCATGTGAGGGGCTTGAGGTATTGACGGAAATAcaattattcctcacatagatcccaactatatgttgagcGGCCAATGATGTATGCCGGATGGTGATAGCGGTATGCAACCGAATTaccgcagatgggaaatacttggtagATTTCCACATATTAAAGATACAAGGGATCGAATAATATTATGCAGTTCTGTCATGAgcgtgtaaaactgcatgacTCCAACGTAAAGTTGGTAAGTTGTAATTCCAAAGTAAAGATGATGCAATGAGCTTAATTCTTTAGATAAAGGATTctaccaaaccattttgagtctaGCCATTAGGATAAATTGCTAAACTTCAATCCAAGGGCCATAGAAAAGGCACTCAAGGAGAATTTCACAATGTTATCCATCCGATTTGCTTGAAACCGATGTCAGGATAATGAGCCAATGGTTTCATGTGGATAAATCACACTTGAGACAATCGTATAGATATTGCTTTTAGAACCATGGAATACCTGAATGGTCTAGTCAATGGATGGGAAGAGCCACTTACCTCGACTTGATGCATTCAAGGAGTCTGAGTGGTTCAGCGTAGATTTTAAGGTGCGTGGGCCTTAAAATTAGCTTCCCTGTGTCACTTGTAGTACACATAAAATCCAATATTGTTAGAATTtagcatcataataatcataaacTATTGAAATTGCCGATAGTTCCGGTTTCAACCCAATATCTTGATGACCAAGGCGAGTATGCCAAGTTTGTCATTTACAAGACATTTTGGGGAACTGTCTTGGGCGCAACATGTGCTACGGGCTGTGTAGTATGTGTAGTACAATCCAGATGATACATAGAGAATGTGCTTGCCATATCCGTTGCATATGGTAAAGAGAAGTCATTTCTCTTTATTGTCATCATAAGTTTCTCTATGGAAACTGTTTTGACGGATATCTCTATAGTTTAGTAGAGTACGAGTTAAACCAAGAAGCAATAAAGCATCCTGACATTACTCGAGTACCCAGAGGGATAGTAAATATGGCTCGAGTTGAGCCAACAAATACCTCATCGCGTCTAGCGATTTTAAAGtatctcctttctctcaacgagaGCGAAAAACATTGGACTTCCCTGAGTATAGAGTTTGTGGTGCATATGTCCACAAGGCACATATCATTTTTCATTGGATTAACGCCCGTAGAAATCTATATATAGACATGAAGATTCTCAATATGAAAATCACAGTCagatatatataatacatataaaTGTATTTGTACCAAAGTGCTGATACAATATATTGTGATATACAATATATGATGACAACAATACTTATGTTGTTGATACAACATCATAAATGGACATAAATAAATATTGAGCACTCAAGATATTGAAAGACTACTCATAGTCTCCAAACATGTCAGTTGAGGCATAATCAACCACACGTTCTCCATGCCCATAGGGTCCCGTCATCATTAGTGATGTCAGGTTGAAGGTTGAAGTGAGCTTCAAGCCTTTTTCCTTGAGTTCATTGTATCCTAGGAACTGCTAATACATAATACCCAGATGCTAAGATCTGAATCTAATGCCTTATGATATATAAGACACCATTTTTCTGTTAGCGGTGTGATCCTTACCAGAGGCCTGGATTGCACACTTTATCCTACGAGAGACAAGAGCGATCATGATGTCTATGGCCAGATAGGGCAATGGTGGCCATTGAGGGCGAGTGGCTCAAATTCTATAGCCATATTTTACCGCTATGGGTAAACCAGAGATAATCAATTTACGGTT
This window encodes:
- the LOC123429505 gene encoding uncharacterized protein LOC123429505; the encoded protein is MGGGVGGSDVAFVGGAGGAATVGSSSTSRIPDSRIFPQEVWQRGEPEMWPERGRVLIARPSGMAALERAFLGHTLYAVIIGQPRRKVTPEALAAAVKFECGILPSEMTVEVTGPPFHFFLRFHSVEDCTRVVYASEQLRCGGSRIGFQRLSSWSRGKPSQLPYKTTLSLEGLPEEAWDEDTINLVLARVDGELIDMLPSTDKWLLHCTALPAPPLQPWKPDSDDENAHSPPRPLSPTDRRCIDFTVIMHVKEVINRGPLLTEGLADEFLPHEGVDLTRKHTFATWRGKIDGIGPGTNGKA